A single window of Streptomyces sp. NBC_00464 DNA harbors:
- a CDS encoding acylphosphatase — protein sequence MNEDVRLTAWVRGRVQQVGFRWFTRANALEIGGLTGFALNLEDGRVQVVAEGPRENCHRLLDWLRSDDTPGRVDGVTEIWDTPRGGYEGFAIR from the coding sequence ATGAACGAAGATGTGCGACTCACCGCTTGGGTACGCGGCCGAGTACAGCAAGTAGGGTTCCGCTGGTTCACCAGGGCAAACGCTTTGGAGATCGGCGGCCTCACCGGATTCGCCCTCAATCTCGAAGACGGCAGAGTGCAGGTTGTGGCGGAGGGGCCGCGTGAGAATTGCCACCGTCTGCTGGATTGGCTGCGCTCGGACGACACACCCGGCCGCGTTGACGGAGTCACTGAGATCTGGGACACGCCGCGGGGCGGATACGAGGGATTCGCGATCCGCTGA